The genomic stretch GACGGGCGGAAGGAAATCGGCGACGTCGCCGAAGAGCTCCCGCAGGATGACGAGCTGGCGGTCGAAGCCGTCGTCGCGGCCCGGTTGGAAGAAGAGAGGGACGATCTGCGGCTTCGGCTCGGTGGAGGGCATAACAGGCTTTAGAGGGTGACGGGCTTGCGCTCGCGGATCGACTGGTTGCCCGCGTTGACGACGGCGACGGCGGCGCGGCCGTCCTTCCCGGCGGCGGCGGGGGGGCGGCCCTCCCGGATCGAGGTGGCGAACTCGATGTCCTCGGCGAGGTAGGCCTCGCGGAAGAGGTTCATCCACGAGACGATGGCGGGGCTCCGGAGTTCCTTCTCGCGGGTGCAGACCATGACGGTGTCCCCGCGGAGGCTCCCGATCGTGATCAGGCCGTGGGTGCCGAGGATCTCGCACCGGGCGTCGTAGGCGTACTGGACGCCCTGCGCGCCGCTGATCGAGCCCTGCGCGCCGTTCGAGAGGCGGGCCGTGAGGAGGACCTGGTCGTAGAAGTCGGGGTAGTCGGCGACGGCCTCGGGGGTCCGGTAGTTCCCGGCGATGGCGTGGACTTCGGTGAATTCCCCGCCGCTGAACCAGCGGACCGTGTCGATGTCGTGGCTGTTCACCTCGGCGAGGGGGCCGTTGCTCTTCGCGAGGTCGAACATCCACGGACGGGGGTAGCTGGGGCCGTGGGTGAGGGTCTTCACCTGGACGACCTCGCCGATCTCCCCGGCCTCGACCCGGGCCTTCGCCGCGCGGAATCCGGCGTCGAAGCGGCGCATGAAGCCGATCTGGAGGTTGACCTTCCCCTTCGCGGCGGCGGCGATCATCGCGTCGCACTCGTCGACCCGCATCGCCATCGGCTTCTCGCAGAAGATGTGCTTCCCGGCGGCGGCGGCGGCCTCGGCGATCTCCCGGTGGAGGGAGGTGGGGGTGGCGATGACGACGGCGTCGACGTCGTCGCGGGTGACGGCCTCGCGGTAGTCGGCATGGGCCGCCGAGGCGGGGAGGGCGAGGTCCCGGGCGGCGGTCTCGCGGGACTCGGCGACGGCGTCGGAGACCGCCGTGACGCGGGCGTCGGGGACGGAACGGGAGAAATTACCGGCGTGGATCATGCCGGCGCGGCCGGTGCCGACGATGGCGATGCGAAGGGGTTGCTGGCTCATGAAAAAAATGGAGGGAAGGTCCCAACCTGCCCGAGCGGGTTCCGTCGCCCAATGACCAATCGCGTAATAAAATGATACAAATGCGAATCGCGTTTCGCGCTCCTCTCTTATCGTCTCGCCCGAGGGCCGCCGCGCGGCGGTCCCCCTGCCCGGCGATGATTGACTTGGCGTCGCGCTTGGGAATAGCTTCCCCCAGCCGCCTCTCTCCCCGCCGCGTCCGGCATCGCGGAGAAAGGAGGTCCGCCCCCATTCATCCGAATCCTCGAAATCCACCCCCAAAAAATTCCCGGAGTCTTCCCATGAAAATCGGCATCGACAGCTACTGCTACCATCGCTTCTTCGGCGAGGTCTATCCCATGCAGAAACCGGCCCCCGCGCCCTACACGATGGAATCGTTCCTCGACCGCGCCAAGGCGCTCGGCTGCGACGGCGTCTCGCTCGAGAGCTGCTTCTTCCCCGAGTTCGGGGCCGCCTACCTCGCCCGGCTGCGGACGAAGCTCGACGCCCTCGGCTTTGACCGCGTCTACGCCTGGGGCCATCCCGACGGCCTCGAGGCGGGGGGCAACGCGAAGGCGAAGGAGGAGATGATCGCCCACATCGAGCACGCCGCCGCGATCGGCGCGCCGGTGATGCGGGTCGTCGGCAGCAGCCTCATGTTCCGCAACGCCCCGCACGAGCCGCAGCTGAAGATCCTCGCCCAATGGTTCCGCGAGGCCGCCGCCGTCGCGGAGAAGAAGGGGATCCGCCTCGCGGTGGAGAACCACATCGACTACAATTCCGACGAGATCCTCTGGCTGATCGAGGAGGTGGGCTCTGAGTACTTCGGCGTCAACCTCGACACGGCCAACTTCATCCGCGTCCTCGACGATCCGGTCGAGGCGACCCGCAAGCTCGCGAAGCATGTCTTCGCGACCCACGTGAAGGACCTCCGCCCGGTGAAGGGGGTCAGCGTGCGCGAGTGGTATTACTTCTCCTCCGTCGCCGCCGGGACCGGCCTCGTCGAGGTCGAGTCGATCGCCCGCATCCTGAAGGAGGCCGGCTACAAGGGCTTCCTCGCCTTCGAGACCGACATGCCCCACCCCGACTACGAGGGAGAGGAAGAGCGGATGATCGAGGAGAGCATGGCCTACCTGAAGGGGGTCGCCGCCCGCGTCGGCTAAGGCTGTCCCGTCCGTTCCATCCCAAATCAACCCATCCCTGTCATGAGCAAAAAACCGCTCCGCATCGCCATCATCGGCTACAACTTCATGGGCAAGGCCCACTCGAACGGCTGGCTCCAGGCCCGCCGGTTCTTCGACCTCGACGTCGAGCCGGTCCTCCAGGTCGCCTGCGGCCGGGACGAGGCTGCCGTCCGCGCCTTCGCCGACCGCTGGGGCTGGAAGCACGTCGAGACCGACTGGCGGAAGGCCGTCGAGCGGGACGACGTCGACGTCGTCGACATTTCGCTCCCGCAGCACCTCCATCACGACGTGGCGGTCGCCGCCGCCCGCGCCGGGAAGCATCTCTTCTGCGAGAAGCCGATGGCCCTCTCCCTCTCCGACGCGGAGGAGATGCTCGCCGCCGCCCGGAAGGCCGGGGTGAAGCATTACGTCAACCACAACTACCGCCGCTGCCCCGCCGTCCGCCTCGCCCGCCAGCTCATCGACGAGGGACGGATCGGGCGCATCTTCCATTGGCGCGGCTCCTACCAGCAGGACTGGATCGTCGATCCCGCCTTCCCTCTCACGTGGCACTTGAAGAAGGAGACGGCGGGCTCGGGGCCGCACGGCGACCTCAATTCCCACAGCGTCGACCTCGCCCACTACCTCGTCGGCGACATCCGGCGCGTCTCGTGCCTCACCACCCGCTTCATCGACGAGCGGCCCCTGCCGGGCGCGGGGGCGGCGACCTTCAGCGCGGGGACCGGCGCCGGTCCGGTCGAGATGGGCAAGGTGACCGTCGAGGACGCCTCGCTGATGATGGCCGAGTTCGCCTCCGGCGCGGTCGGTTCCTTCGAGGCGACCCGCTTCGCGCCGGGGCGGAAGAACCGCAACGCCTTCGAGATCTACGGCAGCGAGGGAAGCCTCGCCTTCGACCTCGAGCGGATGAACGAGCTCCAGTATTTCTCCCGCCGCGACCCCGGGCACGCCCAGGGCTTCCGCACGATCCTGGCGACCGAGGCCTCCCATCCCTACATCGCGAACTGGTGGCCCCCCGGCCACATCATCGGCTACGAGCACGGCTTCGCCCACGCCGCGGCCGACTTCGCCCAGGCCGTCGCCCGCGACCTGCCGATCGATCCCGATTTCTCCGACGGGGTGAAATGCATCCGCGTCCTCGAGGCCGGCCTGAAGTCGGCCGCCGAGGGGCGCGCCGTCGAGACCGGCGCGGGAAAATGACGGCGACGCATTTGTATCATTTTATGACGCATTTCAACCATGCGGAGCCGGAGGCTCCTTTGGGATAAGGGTCTTTTCCGAACCGTCCCATGACTCCCAGCGCCCCCTCCTCCTCTCCCGCCATGAACAAAGAACAGATCCTCCAGCGTCTCCTCGATCCCGGCCTCGTCGCCATCATCCGGGCCGACAGCTCCGAGGGGGTGGCCGACGCGGCGGCCGCTCTCCTCGAGGGCGGGATCGACGCGATCGAGCTGACGATGACGACGCCCGGGGCCCTCGGCGCGGTCGCCGAGATCTCCCGCCGCTTCGGCGATCGCGTCCTGATCGGAATCGGCTCGGTGACCGACGTCGAGAGCGCCGAGCGGGCGATCTACGCGGGGGCCCTCTTCGTCGTCACGCCGGTCTTCCGTCCGAAGGTCGTCGCCGCCTGCCGCCGCCACGGGAGGCCGATCGCCTCGGGCGCCTACACGCCGACCGAGGCCCTCGACGCGTGGGAGGCGGGGAGCGATTTCGTGAAGATCTTCCCGGCCGACAGCGTCGGGCCCGGTTACATCAAGGCCCTCAAGGCCCCGCTCCCCCAGCTGCGGATCATCCCGACGGGCGGGGTGAACCTGAAGACGGTGAAGGAGTTCCTCGCCGCCGGGTGTGCCGCCCTCGCGGTCGGGAGCAACCTGGTCTCGAAGGAAGTCCTCGCCAGGAAGGATTGGAAGACCCTGAGCGAGACCGCCGCCGCCTACGTCGCCGCGGTCCGGACCGCCCGGCAGGAATTGAAATGAAGCCCCTCCCCCCGGACGGCCGCCCTCTCGTCTCAGCGAAGGGTGATTCGTTCCCCGCAGCGGGGGAGGAGGAACGGCTGGCCCAGGCGGCGGCACGTCGCGGCGAATTCGTCGGGCAGCGCCGTGTTGAAGGTGAACATGTCGTAGTGGTGGGGGATCGCGAGGGCCGCGCCGCAGGCCCGGGCGAGGGCCGCTGCCTCGATCCCGTTGAGGTTCCCCGCGACGCCGCGCGCCGGCTCGTTCCCGTTGATCGGGAGGAGGACGGTGTCGGGACGGGCGGCGAGAAGGGCCTCGCTCAGACCCGCGTGCCAGAGGGTGTCGCCGCTGTGGTAGAGCGTCCGCTTGCCGAGCCGGAAGACGAAGCCGAGGTAGAGATGCTCCCCCGCGTTGTTCCGCGCGAGGTCGGGATGGGCCGAGGCGATCGCCTCGACGGTGATTTCGCCGGCCTTGCCGAGGCGGATCGCGCCGCCCGCGTCGAGGGGAAGATAATCGACGGGGGCCTCTCCGAGCTTGCCCTTGGCGATGAGGATGTTCGCGGGCGAGAGGACCAGCTTCATCGTCTCCCCGCGCGCCGCCATGGCGTGGGCCAGGGGAACGAGGGTCTCGGGATCGAGGTGGTCGGTGTGGGCGTGGCTCGAGAAGACGA from Verrucomicrobium sp. GAS474 encodes the following:
- a CDS encoding Gfo/Idh/MocA family oxidoreductase → MSQQPLRIAIVGTGRAGMIHAGNFSRSVPDARVTAVSDAVAESRETAARDLALPASAAHADYREAVTRDDVDAVVIATPTSLHREIAEAAAAAGKHIFCEKPMAMRVDECDAMIAAAAKGKVNLQIGFMRRFDAGFRAAKARVEAGEIGEVVQVKTLTHGPSYPRPWMFDLAKSNGPLAEVNSHDIDTVRWFSGGEFTEVHAIAGNYRTPEAVADYPDFYDQVLLTARLSNGAQGSISGAQGVQYAYDARCEILGTHGLITIGSLRGDTVMVCTREKELRSPAIVSWMNLFREAYLAEDIEFATSIREGRPPAAAGKDGRAAVAVVNAGNQSIRERKPVTL
- a CDS encoding sugar phosphate isomerase/epimerase family protein, yielding MKIGIDSYCYHRFFGEVYPMQKPAPAPYTMESFLDRAKALGCDGVSLESCFFPEFGAAYLARLRTKLDALGFDRVYAWGHPDGLEAGGNAKAKEEMIAHIEHAAAIGAPVMRVVGSSLMFRNAPHEPQLKILAQWFREAAAVAEKKGIRLAVENHIDYNSDEILWLIEEVGSEYFGVNLDTANFIRVLDDPVEATRKLAKHVFATHVKDLRPVKGVSVREWYYFSSVAAGTGLVEVESIARILKEAGYKGFLAFETDMPHPDYEGEEERMIEESMAYLKGVAARVG
- a CDS encoding Gfo/Idh/MocA family oxidoreductase, with amino-acid sequence MSKKPLRIAIIGYNFMGKAHSNGWLQARRFFDLDVEPVLQVACGRDEAAVRAFADRWGWKHVETDWRKAVERDDVDVVDISLPQHLHHDVAVAAARAGKHLFCEKPMALSLSDAEEMLAAARKAGVKHYVNHNYRRCPAVRLARQLIDEGRIGRIFHWRGSYQQDWIVDPAFPLTWHLKKETAGSGPHGDLNSHSVDLAHYLVGDIRRVSCLTTRFIDERPLPGAGAATFSAGTGAGPVEMGKVTVEDASLMMAEFASGAVGSFEATRFAPGRKNRNAFEIYGSEGSLAFDLERMNELQYFSRRDPGHAQGFRTILATEASHPYIANWWPPGHIIGYEHGFAHAAADFAQAVARDLPIDPDFSDGVKCIRVLEAGLKSAAEGRAVETGAGK
- a CDS encoding bifunctional 4-hydroxy-2-oxoglutarate aldolase/2-dehydro-3-deoxy-phosphogluconate aldolase, whose product is MNKEQILQRLLDPGLVAIIRADSSEGVADAAAALLEGGIDAIELTMTTPGALGAVAEISRRFGDRVLIGIGSVTDVESAERAIYAGALFVVTPVFRPKVVAACRRHGRPIASGAYTPTEALDAWEAGSDFVKIFPADSVGPGYIKALKAPLPQLRIIPTGGVNLKTVKEFLAAGCAALAVGSNLVSKEVLARKDWKTLSETAAAYVAAVRTARQELK
- a CDS encoding MBL fold metallo-hydrolase, which codes for MIIPALQDDALLADIASAPGEESHLWWLGQSGYLVKSGGVHLLVDPYLSDSLTRKYAGTDKEHVRMTERCLAPEALASLSPIVFSSHAHTDHLDPETLVPLAHAMAARGETMKLVLSPANILIAKGKLGEAPVDYLPLDAGGAIRLGKAGEITVEAIASAHPDLARNNAGEHLYLGFVFRLGKRTLYHSGDTLWHAGLSEALLAARPDTVLLPINGNEPARGVAGNLNGIEAAALARACGAALAIPHHYDMFTFNTALPDEFAATCRRLGQPFLLPRCGERITLR